A window from Schistocerca gregaria isolate iqSchGreg1 chromosome 8, iqSchGreg1.2, whole genome shotgun sequence encodes these proteins:
- the LOC126285253 gene encoding uncharacterized protein LOC126285253, translating to MGEGRGAVTPELVLRHSGRNSHLGDAESSRGRTGIKDQTPPEEDTHGDPPDYSSDLVFATPHLLIMKAVFAVVILGVVAAASAATVPAGTSVFQQPQYQPLQYQPAVQPQQVVAGRVVPAVYPGSVASNVYTSGVVPSVYSSGIVRNVYPANVAPVVGGAYTYYPTV from the exons ATGGGCGAGGGTCGCGGTGCGGTAACACCAGAACTGGTTTTGCGGCACAGCGGGAGGAACTCACATCTGGGCGATGCTGAG AGCTCCAGGGGCCGAACGGGTATAAAAGACCAGACGCCTCCAGAGGAAGACACACACGGTGACCCACCAGACTACAGTTCAGACCTCGTGTTCGCTACTCCACATCTCCTCATCATGAAAGCC GTTTTCGCTGTGGTGATCCTGGGAGTGGTggccgccgccagcgccgccaCGGTACCAGCCGGCACCAGCGTCTTCCAGCAGCCGCAGTACCAACCACTGCAGTACCAGCCCGCGGTGCAGCCCCAGCAGGTGGTGGCCGGCCGCGTCGTGCCGGCGGTATACCCAGGCAGCGTGGCCTCCAACGTCTACACCTCAGGAGTGGTCCCCAGCGTCTACTCCTCCGGAATCGTTCGCAACGTCTACCCAGCCAATGTCGCCCCTGTTGTAGGAGGAGCCTACACATACTACCCCACCGTCTGA